The DNA window CGTGGGCTTCGGCGGCATCTCGGTCGGCGGCATCGTCAACAACCGCCGCGTCTTCGGCAGCCTGCTGACCGGCGTGGATCACCTGCCCCACACGCATCTGCCCGAAAACGCCTTTACCAAGGGCCAGCCCGATCACGGCGCGACTCTGGCGGATGAGCTGGAACGGATCGTCGCGCTGCACGGCGCCGAAACCGTCGCCGCCGTCATCGTCGAGCCGATGGCCGGATCGACCGGCGTTCTGCTGCCGCCCAAGGGCTATCTTCAGCGCCTGCGCGAGATCACCCGCAAACATGGCATCCTGCTGATCTTCGATGAGGTGATCACCGGCTTTGGCCGTCTGGGCAGCCCGTTCGCGGCCCAGCATTTCGACGTGATGCCCGACATGATCACCTGCGCCAAGGGGCTGACCAACGGGGTCATCCCGATGGGCGCGGTCCTGACCACGGCGGAAATCCACGATGCCTTCATGCAAGGGCCGGAACATGTGATCGAACTGTTCCACGGCTATACCTATTCCGGCAACCCGGTCGCCTGCGCCGCGGGACTTGCGACGCTGGACACCTATGCCGAGGAAGGGTTGCTGACCCGCGCCGCCGAACTGGAAACCTATTGGCAGGATGCGCTGCACGGGCTGAAGGACCTGCCCCATGTGATCGACATCCGCAACATGGGCCTGATCGGCGCGGTCGAACTGGCCCCGATCGAGGGTCAGCCCGGCAAGCGCGCCTTTGACGCGTTCGTCCGGGCGTTCGAGGCCGGCATCATGATCCGCATCACCGGCGACATCATCGCGCTGTCGCCGCCGCTGATCATCGACAAGGACCAGATCGACGAATTGATCGGAACGCTGGCCGAGGTTCTGAAACAAACCGGTTGACGCCGACCGGCGGCGCGCGCCGGTCCGCGCGCCGCCGGAACCCATCACGCCGAACCCGCGACAAGACGGGACGGTCAGACAGGAAGGACAGACCATGACCGACACCGTTGCGGCGGGTTCTGCCGCCAATATCAGGATCGACGGCGAAAGGCTGTGGGACAGCCTGATGCAGATGGCCAGGATCGGACCCGGCGTGGCCGGCGGCAACAACCGCCAGACCCTGACAGATGCGGATGCCGAGGGTCGCGCCCTGTTCCGCGACTGGTGCGAAGCGGCGGGCATGACCATGGGCCTCGACCGGATGGGCAACATGTTCATGCGCCACGAGGGGGCCGAGCCCGATCTGGACCCGGTCTATATCGGCAGCCATCTGGACACCCAACCGACCGGCGGCAAATATGACGGGGTTCTGGGCGTGCTGTCGGGGCTGGAGGTGATCCGCTCGATCCGCGATCTGGGGCTGCGGACCCGCCGCCCGATCGTGGTGGTGAACTGGACCAACGAGGAAGGCACCCGGTTCGCGCCGGCCATGCTGGCCTCGGGCGTCTTTGCCGGGGTCCATGACGAGGATTTCGCCAACAGCCGCGAGGATGCCGAGGGCAAGCGGTTCGGGGACGAGCTGGACCGGATCGGCTGGCGCGGCGACGAGGAACCGGGCCGGCGCAAGATCCACGCGATGTTCGAATACCATATCGAACAGGGCCCGATCCTCGAGGCCGAGGGCAGGCAGATCGGCGTGGTGACGCAGGGTCAGGGTCTGTGGTGGTTGCAGGTCACGCTGACCGGCAAGGACGCGCATACCGGGTCGACCCCGATGAAGATGCGCGTGAATGCCGGGCTGGGGATGGCGCGGATCACCGAGGCCGTGCACCGCATCGCGATGGATCATCAGCCGAACGCCGTGGGCGCGGTGGGTCAGGCCAATGTCTATCCCAACAGCCGCAACGTGATCCCCGGCAAGGCCGTCTTCACCATCGATTTCCGCAGCCCGGACCTGGAGAAGCTGACCTCGATGCGCTCGAAGCTTGAGGCGGAGGCGGTTGATATCGCGAAAGGACTTGGCCTTGGACTCGAAATCGAGCCGGTCGGCCATTTCGACCCGGTGACCTTCGATCCGGGCCTGGCGCAGACCCTGCGCGACGCCGCCGACCGCCTGGGCTATTCGCACATGGATCTTGTGTCGGGGGCCGGCCACGACGCCTGCTGGATCAACCGGGTCGCGCCCACGGTGATGATCATGTGCCCCTGCGTTGACGGGCTGAGCCATAACGAGGCCGAAGAAATCAGCCCCGAATGGGCCAGAGCCGGGGCCGACGTGCTGCTGCACGCGGTGCTGGATACGGCCGAGATTGTCCGCTGACGCGGATCGTGGCCGGGGGGCCAGCCCCCCGGACCCCCCGGGGTATTTGGACAAAGAAGAAGGGATCGCGCCATGACCACAGCCATCAGGAACGGAACCATCGTCGCGGCCGATCTGACCTACAAGGCGGATGTGCTGATCGAGGGCGGGCGGATCGTGGCGATCGGGCAGAACCTGACCGGCGAGAACACGCTGGATGCGACCGGCTGCTATGTCATGCCGGGCGGGATCGACCCGCATACGCATCTGGAAATGCCGTTCATGGGCACCTATTCCGCCGATGATTTTGACTCCGGCACCCGCGCGGCGCTGGCGGGCGGGACGACGATGGTGGTGGATTTCGCCCTGCCCGCGCCCGGTCAGGGGCTGCTGGACGCGCTGAAGATGTGGGACAACAAGTCCGGCCGCGCGCATTGCGACTATTCCTATCACATGGCCGTCACCTGGTGGGGCGAGCAGGTGTTCGACGAGATGGAACAGGTGGTCGGGCGCGGCATCACCAGCTTCAAGCATTTCATGGCCTACAAGGGCGCGCTGATGGTGAACGACGACGAATTGTTTGCCAGTTTCAGCCGCGTGGGCGATCTGGGCGGGATCGCGATGGTGCATGCCGAGAATGGCGACGTGGTGGCCGAACTGTCCGCAAGGCTGCTGGCCGCGGGCAATACCGGCCCCGAGGCGCATGCCTATTCCCGCCCGCCGCAGGTCGAGGGCGAGGCGACGAACCGCGCCATCATGGTGGCCGACATGGCCGGTGTGCCGCTGTATGTGGTCCATGTCAGCTGCGAGGACAGCCACGAGGCGATCCGCCGCGCCCGGCAACAGGGCAAGCGGGTTTGGGGCGAGCCGCTGATCCAGCACCTGACGCTGGATGAAAGCGAATATTTCGACAAGGATTGGGACCATGCGGCGCGGCGCGTGATGTCGCCGCCCTTCCGCGACAGGAAGCACCAGGACAGCCTGTGGGCGGGGCTGCAATCGGGCAGCCTGTCGGTCGTCGCGACCGATCACTGCGCCTTCACGACCGAACAGAAACGCTATGGCGTTGGCGATTTCACCAGGATCCCGAACGGCACCGGGGGACTGGAGGACCGGATGCCGATGCTGTGGACGCACGGGGTCGGCACGGGGCGGCTGACGCCGAACGAATTCGTGGCCGTCACCTCGACCAACAGCGCCAAGATTTTGGGGATGTATCCGAAAAAGGGCGCGGTGCTGGTCGGCAGCGACGCCGATCTGGTCGTCTGGGACCCGCAGGCGGAAAAGACCATCAGCGCGGGCAGCCAGCAATCCGCCATCGATTACAACGTGTTCGAGGGGCAGAAGGTCAGGGGGCTGCCCCGCTATACGATCACGCGCGGCGTCGTGGCCGTGACCGAAGGCAAGATCGACAGCCGTGAAGGCCACGGCGAATTCGTCCCCCGCGAGCCGCGCGGCACCGTCAACCGGGCGCTGTCGCAATGGAAGGAACTGACCGCGCCCCGGCCGGTGGAGCGGTCGGGGATTCCGGCGACGGGGGTCTAGGCGTGAAGGTCGCGCTGATCACCGCCGGCGGGTCCGGCATGGGTGCCGCCGCCGCAAGACGGCTGGCGGCGGACGGGTTTGCCGTCGCGGTCCTGTCGTCTTCCGGCAAGGGCGAGGCGCTGGCGGGTGAGCTGGGCGGGTTCGGCATCACCGGATCGAACGAATCGCCCGACGATCTTGCGCGTCTGGTCGATGGCGCGATGCAGCGTTGGGGCCGCATCGACGTTCTGGTCAACAGCGCCGGGCACGGCCCGCGCGCGCCGGTTCTGGAGCTGACGGACGAGGACTGGCATCGCGGGATGGAGGTGTATTTCCTGAATGTCGTGCGCCCGACCCGGCTGGTGGTGCCGCACATGCTGGCGCAGGAGGGCGGCGCGATCGTCAACATCTCGACCTTCGCGGCGTTCGAGCCCGATCCGGTGTTTCCGACCTCGGGCGTGTTCCGCGCCGGGCTTGCCGCCTTCTGCAAGCTGGTGGCGGACCGATATGGCAGCGACAATATCCGCATCAACAACGTCCTGCCCGGCTTTATCGATTCGCTGCCCGAAACGGATGAGCGTCGCGCCCGCATCCCGATGGGCCGCTATGGTCACGAGGCCGAGATCGCCGCGACCATCGCCTTCCTTGCCTCGGACGGCGGCGCCTATATCACCGGGCAGAACATCCGCGTCGATGGTGGCCTGACGAGGTCGGTATGAACGACGTCATCCGGGCAGAGGATATCGGCCTGACCTTCCAGACCGCCGACGGGCCTGTGCATGCGCTGAAGGACGTGAACCTGACCGTCGCGCAGGGCGATTTCGTCAGCTTCATCGGACCCTCGGGCTGCGGCAAGACCACGTTCCTGCGCGCCATCGCCGCGCTGGAGACGCCCACCGCCGGTCGGCTGAGCGTCAACGGCATGACGCCGGATGCGGCCCGCCGCGCGCGCGCCTATGGCTATGTGTTCCAGGCGCCGGGGCTGTATCCGTGGCGCACGATTGCAGGCAATGTCAGCCTGCCGCTGGAGATCATGGGGTTTGGGCGCGCCGAACGCCGTCAGCGCGTCGCCCATGTTCTGGACCTTGTCGATCTGGCCGGGTTCGGCGGCAAATATCCTTGGCAACTGTCCGGCGGCATGCAGCAGCGGGCCAGCATCGCTCGCGCGCTGGCCTTCGACGCCGATATCCTGCTGATGGACGAGCCGTTCGGCGCGCTGGACGAGATCGTGCGCGACCGCCTGAACGAGGCGCTGCTGGAGTTGTGGGCCAAGACCGGCAAGACCATCGCCTTCGTCACCCACTCGATCCCCGAGGCGGTGTATCTGTCCACCCGGATCGTGGTCATGTCGCCGCGACCGGGCCGGATCACCCGGATCATCGACAGCCCCCTGCCCCGCAACCGGCCGCTGGACATTCGCGAAACCGCCGCCTTCATCGCGCTGGCCCACGAGGTGCGCGAAGGTCTGCGCGAAGGGCACGGCCATGACTGAGGCGCTGGCGCGGGGGCCGTTCGTGCGGGCGCTGCGGCGCGGCGCGGGCGGTCGCACCCTGCCGGTCCTGACCGTGCTGCTGGCCATCGGGATCGTGTGGTATGTCGCCGCCATCGGCATGAACGCGCAATGGGTGCGCGATCAGGCCGCGCGCAGCGACACGGAGCTGAGCATTCCCGCCTTCATCGGGCAGACCCTGACGCTGGACCGCCCGGTCCTGCCGGCGCCGCATCAGGTGGCGGCCGGGCTGTGGGACGGGCTTGCGGGGCAGAAGATCACCTCGAAACGCAGTCTGGTCTATCACGGCTGGATGACGCTGTCGGCCACGCTGGCGGGCTTTGCGATGGGCAGTCTGGCCGGCATGGTTCTGGCCATCGGCATCGTGCACAGCCGGGCGATGGATCAGTCGGTGATGCCCTGGGCGGTGGCCAGCCAGACCGTGCCGATCCTGGCCATCGCGCCGATGGTGATCGTGGTCTTTGCCAGCGCCGGCGTCACCGGATTGCTGCCCAAGGCGATCATCGCGGCCTGGCTGTCGTTCTTTCCGGTGCTGGTCGGCATGGTCAAGGGCCTGCGCACCCCCGACGCCATGCAGCTTGACCTGATGCGATCCTGGAGCGCGTCTGCACGGCAGGTGTTCTGGCGGCTGCGCCTGCCCTCGTCGATGCCCTATCTGTTCGCCAGCCTGAAGGTCGGCGTCGCCGCCGCACTCGTCGGCACCATCGTGGGCGAGTTGCCGGCGGGCGCAAGTTCGGGTCTGGGCGCGCGCCTGCTGTCGGGCAGCTATTACGGCCAGACCGTGCAGATCTGGGCCGCCCTGTTCACCGCCGCGGCACTGGCCGCGCTGCTGGTCGCCACGATCTCGCTGATCGAAAGGCTCACGCTGACGCGCATGGGTCTGGCGCGATGACGGGCGCATTGGCGGGCACGCTGCCCATCCTTGCGGTCTGGGCCGGGGGCTGGGCGCTGAATGCGTGGCTGGCCCGGTTCGACACACGGCTGACGCGGATTCTGGTGGCGGCGATCTTCGGGATCACCGTGATCGTTCTGTGGGAAATGATCGTGCGGATCTACAGGGTTCCGACCGTGATCCTGCCCGCACCCGGCCAGATCGCCGCCAGCTTTGCCGCCAATACCGCCATCCTGTGGACCGATTTCGTCCAGACCATCGTCAAGGGCGCGCTGACCGGCTGGCTGATCGGTGCCGCGGCCGCGATCCTGACCGCCATTGCCATCGACCGCAGCCCGTTTCTGCAACGCGGCCTGCTGCCCATCGGCAATTTCGTCGCCGCCCTGCCCATCGTGGGCATCGCGCCCATCCTGGTGATGTGGTTCGGCTTCGACTGGCAGTCCAAGGCGGCGGTGGTGGTGGTGATGGTGTTCTTTCCCATCCTTGTGAACATGGTCGCGGGGCTGGCCGCGACCGATGCGATGCAGCGCGACCTGATGGCCACATGGGCCGCGCCCTATGGCGCGTCGCTGTGGAAGCTGCGCCTGCCCGCCGCGATGCCGTTCCTGTTCAACGGGCTGAAGATCACCACCACGCTGGCCCTGATCGGCGCTATCGTCGCGGAATTCTTCGGCAGCCCGACGCATGGCATGGGGTTTCGCATCTCGACCGCCGTGGGGCGGCTGGACCTGCCATTGGTCTGGGCCGAAATCCTTGTGGCGGCGATTGCCGGAACGCTGTTTTATGGACTCGTGGCGCTGATCGAGAAGAAGGTGACGTTCTGGCACCCGTCGCAGCGCGCTTAACGGGGCTGACGCCCCCCAACAGGAGAGGCAAGTGATGACAAGACGGATAATGGCCGCCATCGCCGGCGCGCTGATCGCGGGCCCTGCCCTTGCGCAGGACAAGGACGATCTGACGCTGCAACTGAAATGGGTCACGCAGGCGCAGTTCGCCGGGTATTACGTGGCCCAGGAAAAGGGCTTCTATGACGAGGAAGGGCTGAACGTCACGATCCGGCCGGGCGGGCCCGACATCGCCCCCACGCAGGTTCTGGCCGGCGGCGGGGCCGACGTGATCGTCGAATGGATGCCCGCCGCGCTGGCCGCGCGCGAAAAGGGTCTGCCGCTGGTCAACATCGCGCAGCCCTTCAAGTCGTCGGGCATGATGCTGACCTGTCTGAAGGAATCGGGGATCAGCGACCCGCAGACGGATTTCAGCGGCAAGACACTGGGCGTCTGGTTCTCGGGCAACGAATACCCGTTTCTCAGCTGGATGAGCACGCTTGGCCTGTCCACCGAGGGCGGCCCCGACGGGGTGACGGTGCTGAAACAGGGGTTCAACGTCGATCCGCTGTTGCAGAAACAGGCGGCCTGCATCAGCACCATGACCTATAACGAATACTGGCAGGTGATCGACGCAGGGCTGACGCCGGACGATCTGGTAACGTTCAAGTATTCCGATCAGGGCGTGGCGACGCTGGAGGACGGGCTTTACACCCTGCAATCCACGCTGGAGGACGAGGACAGGGTCGACGCGCTGGCGCGCTTTGTCCGCGCCAGCATGAAGGGCTGGAAATACGCCGAGGAACACCCCGAGGAAGCCGCCGAAATCGTGCTGGAAAACGATGAGACCGGCGCCCAGACGATCGAGCATCAGACCCGCATGGCGTCCGAGGTCGCCAAGCTGACCGCGGGTTCCGACGGCACGCTGGACGAGGCCGATTATCAGCAGACGGTCAAGACATTGCTGTCGGGCGGATCGGACCCGGTCATCTCGCGCGAACCCGAGGGGGCGTTTACCCATATCATCACCGACCGCGCCTTGAACTGAGGCAACGGGTCGCATCAGCCCGCGCCGCCCCGGCGGCGCGGGCAGTCGCCGGGTTTCCGACCATGCGGCGCAAAACGCGCAAAACGGCCCGGCGCGGGTTTTACCGTTTGATAAAAATTCGGGCCTGTGTCAGCCTGATATGCACCAGCAGGTGAGCCAGGAGACGCAAATGTCCCAAGCCAGACTGTCGCCCGGAATTCGTGCCGGCCGGCTGACACAAGCCGAGATTGCCGCCAACTTTGCCGATGTCGCCCCGCCGCTTGACCGGCACGAGGCGCAGGTGGCCGCAGATCGCTGTTATTTCTGTCACGACGCGCCTTGCATCACCGCCTGCCCCACCGCCATCGACATCCCGCTGTTCATCCGCCAGATCGCGACCGGCACGCCCGATGCCGCCGCCATGACGATCTTTCACGCCAATATCCTGGGCGGCATGTGCGCCCGCGTCTGCCCGACCGAAAATCTGTGCGAGGGTGCGTGCGTGCGGATGGAGGCCGAGGGCGATCCGGTCCGCATCGGCGCGTTGCAGCGTTTCGCGACCGACGGGTTGATGGCGCAGCAGGGACACCCGTTCCGCCGCGCCGACCCGACGGGCAGGCGCATCGCGGTGGTGGGCGCCGGCCCCGCCGGGCTGTCCTGCGCGCATCGTCTGGCCGCCAAGGGCCACGAGGTCGTCATCTTCGAAGCGCGCGCCAAGCCCGGCGGGCTGAACGAATACGGCATCGCCAGCTACAAGACGGTGGACGGTTTCGCGCAGGCCGAGGTGGAGTGGTTGCTGGGCATCGGCGGCATCACGATCCGGACCGGCCAGGCCTTGGGCGGCGATCTGACGCTGACGGCGCTTGCGGCCGAATACGACGCCGTGTTTCTGGGCGTCGGGCTGGGTGCGGTGAACCGGCTGCGGCTTGAGGCCGAGGACGCCGGCAATATCCGCGACGCGGTCGATTTCATCGCGGAACTGCGGCAGGCCTCCGATCTGCTGTCGCTGCCCATCGGGCGCGACGTGGTGGTGATCGGCGGCGGAATGACCGCCGTGGACGCCGCCGTGCAGGCCCGGCTTCTGGGGGCCGAGAACGTGACCATCGTCTATCGTCGCGCGCGCGAGATGATGGGCGCCTCGCAGCACGAACAGGATCACGCCACCAGAAGCGGGGTGCGCATCATCGCCGGCGCGACCCCGGTTGCGGTGATCGCCGCGGATGGCCGGGTCGAGACGGTCGAGTTTGCCCATACCGCCGTCACCGATGGCCGCATTCAGCCGACCGGCACCGGTTTCCGGCTGAAGGCCGATCAGGTCTTCAAGGCCATCGGACAGCGTCTGGACATGGCGCTGGACGGGCTGGACATCGACGCAGGCGGCAAGATCGCCGTGACCGGCCCCGGCCGGACCGGCATCGACGGCGTCTGGGCCGGCGGCGATTGCGCCGCGGGCGGCGACGATCTGACCGTCACGGCCGTCGCGCAGGGCCGCGACGCCGCCGAAGATATCGACGCCCGGCTGATGGGCCGCCCCGTGGAAATCCCCGGCTGACCCCGGCGCGGAAGGAAAGGACGCAACCTATGACCGATCTGCGCAGCGACTTTGTGGGGATCAGATCCCCGAACCCGTTCTGGCTGGCCTCGGCCCCGCCGACCGACAAGGAGTACAATGTCCGCCGTGCCTTTCAGGCCGGTTGGGGCGGCGTCGTATGGAAGACACTGGGCTCCGAAGGGCCGCCCGTCGTCAACGTGAACGGCCCCCGCTACGGGGTGATCCACGGGCCGGACCGCCGCGTTCTGGGCCTGAACAATATCGAGCTGATCACCGACCGCCCGCTGGAGGTGAACCTGCGCGAGATCAAGCAGGTCAAGCGCGACTATCCCGACCGGGCCCTGGTGATCAGCCTGATGGTCCCCTGCGACGAGGACAGCTGGCGCACGATCCTGGCCCAGATCGAGGATACCGGCGCCGACGGGGTCGAGCTGAATTTCGGCTGCCCGCACGGCATGTCCGAACGCGGCATGGGCAGCGCCGTGGGTCAGGTGCCCGAATATATCGAAATGGTGACGCGGTGGGTGAAACAGTATTCGCGCATGCCCTGCATCGTGAAGCTGACGCCCAACGTCACCGATATCCGCCAGCCGGCCGAGGCCGCCGCGCGCGGCGGCGCCGACGCCGTCAGCCTGATCAACACGATCAACTCGATCACCTCGGTCGATCTGGACCTGTTCGCGCCCCAGCCCACCATCGACGGCAAGGGCGCGCATGGCGGCTATTGCGGCCCGGCGGTCAAGCCCATCGCCCTGAACATGGTGGCCGAGATCGCCCGGAATCACGACACCCGCGGATTGCCCATCAGCGGCATCGGCGGGGTGACGACATGGCGCGACGCGGCCGAGTTCATGGCCCTTGGCGCGGCCAACGTGCAGGTCTGCACGGCGGCGATGACCTATGGGTTCCGGATCGTGCAGGACATGATCTCGGGGCTGCGCGAGTATCTGGACCGCCGCGACATGGCGCTGAGCGATCTGGTCGGCCGCGCCGTGCCGAACGTCACCGACTGGAACCAGCTGAACCTGAACTATGTCACCAAGGCGGTGATCGACCAGTCCGCCTGCATCAAGTGCGGCCGCTGCTTTGCGGCGTGCGAGGATACCAGCCATCAGGCCATCGCGATGAAGCCCGGCCGCATCTTCGAGGTGATCGAGGAGGAATGCGTGGCCTGCAACCTGTGCGTCGATGTCTGCCCGGTCGAGAACTGCATCACCATGCGCGAACTGGAACCGGGCGAATTGGACCGACGCACCGGGCAAAGGCGCGGAGATTACGCCAACTGGACCACCCATCCCAACAACCCGATGGCGAAGGCGGCCGAATAAGGCGGCGGGTCGTGAAAAAGCCCCGCGCCGTCTGCTGCGCGGGGCCAAGGGATCAGCCGGTCGGCAAGACTGCCGACGATATTCTTGTCTGTCACAGGGCCGACTACGGAACTGCCCGCAGATTTGCCCGGATGAAAACGTCCCGCCGGCCGCGACCGCGCACCATGAACCTTCGCCATAACAACGGCGCATCACCACCAAACACATGCCGTCCCCTGCGGGACGGGCCAAGCGCGGTTCGCAGGCCGGGGACATACTCGTGACCTACGCGTCAACATCTATTCAGGCGGTATGGGGAAGTCATTGGGTATCATTGCCTAGTTGAAATGCCGGCACGGCGTCGCGCGAATCACCTGACCCGCTTCGAATGGCCCGCAGCCGTGACGCCCATCGCGAAATTGCGTATCCTGCACAAATCTCTGCGGCTAATTGCGCGCGGGGCCGGCGCGCCTTTGCAGATGATCCTGTGCTTGCAAAACGCCGCATCTGCCGTTTTCTGATCGCGGATCGGCGCGGTATCGGGGCCGGCCGCATCGAGGAGGACACCGGAATGGGACTAAAACTGACCGATCTCGACACCGAACCGGGGTTCGAGCGTCTGGTGCTGGCCGAGGATCGTGACGCGGGGCTGCGCGCGCTGATCTGCATCCACTCGACGGCGCTTGGACCGGCGGCGGGCGGGTGCCGCATGTGGCCCTATGCCAGCGACGCGGACGCCATCGCGGACGTCACCCGGCTTGCGCGCGGCATGACCTTCAAGAACGCGATGGCCGGGCTGGGGCTGGGCGGCGGGAAATCGGTCATCATCGGCGATGCGCGCAAGGACAAGACGCCGCAGCTGATGCGCGCCTATGGCCGCGCGGTGGATGCGCTGAAGGGCACCTATTACACCGCCGAGGATGTGGGCATCTCGCCCGAGGACATGGCCCATGCGGCGACCGAGACGCGATATGCCGTCGGGCTGTCGGCCGGATCGGGCGATCCGTCGCCCTGGACCGCCGAGGGCGTGTTCCGCTGCCTGAAGGTCGGGGCGCGCGACGTTTTCGGCAGCGACGACCTGACGGGGCGGCGCGTGCTGGTGCAGGGGCTGGGCCATGTCGGATTTGCGCTGGCCGAAAAGCTGCATGACGCCGGGGCGACGCTGATCGTGACCGATATCCACGACACCGCGCTGGATGCCGCGCGCGACCGGCTGGACGCCGCGATCTGCGCGCCGGATGCGATCTTCGACCAGCAGATCGACATTTTCGCGCCCTGCGCCCTTGGCGGCGTGCTGACCGAGGATGCCGTTGCGCGTCTGACCGCGCGTCTGGTCTGCGGGGCGGCCAACAACCAGCTTGCCACCCCCGGCGTCGCGGATGCGCTGCGCGCGCGGCAGATCGCCTATCTGCCCGATTACGTGGTCAATGCCGGCGGCATCATCAGCGTGGCCAGCGAGATCCACGGCCAGGACGACGACTGGC is part of the Paracoccus stylophorae genome and encodes:
- the preA gene encoding NAD-dependent dihydropyrimidine dehydrogenase subunit PreA, which encodes MTDLRSDFVGIRSPNPFWLASAPPTDKEYNVRRAFQAGWGGVVWKTLGSEGPPVVNVNGPRYGVIHGPDRRVLGLNNIELITDRPLEVNLREIKQVKRDYPDRALVISLMVPCDEDSWRTILAQIEDTGADGVELNFGCPHGMSERGMGSAVGQVPEYIEMVTRWVKQYSRMPCIVKLTPNVTDIRQPAEAAARGGADAVSLINTINSITSVDLDLFAPQPTIDGKGAHGGYCGPAVKPIALNMVAEIARNHDTRGLPISGIGGVTTWRDAAEFMALGAANVQVCTAAMTYGFRIVQDMISGLREYLDRRDMALSDLVGRAVPNVTDWNQLNLNYVTKAVIDQSACIKCGRCFAACEDTSHQAIAMKPGRIFEVIEEECVACNLCVDVCPVENCITMRELEPGELDRRTGQRRGDYANWTTHPNNPMAKAAE
- a CDS encoding Leu/Phe/Val dehydrogenase — protein: MGLKLTDLDTEPGFERLVLAEDRDAGLRALICIHSTALGPAAGGCRMWPYASDADAIADVTRLARGMTFKNAMAGLGLGGGKSVIIGDARKDKTPQLMRAYGRAVDALKGTYYTAEDVGISPEDMAHAATETRYAVGLSAGSGDPSPWTAEGVFRCLKVGARDVFGSDDLTGRRVLVQGLGHVGFALAEKLHDAGATLIVTDIHDTALDAARDRLDAAICAPDAIFDQQIDIFAPCALGGVLTEDAVARLTARLVCGAANNQLATPGVADALRARQIAYLPDYVVNAGGIISVASEIHGQDDDWRRARLDKITDRVAEMLRRARQEDRSTVQIADAMVERMLAENTPA